The following coding sequences lie in one Oryza brachyantha chromosome 10, ObraRS2, whole genome shotgun sequence genomic window:
- the LOC102718109 gene encoding ankyrin repeat-containing protein At5g02620-like — protein sequence MDRRLLQAARSGDTTSISMILQEAQHEPSLLIGTTPEGNTCLHIASAHGHLGFCTHILEMNKSLLDAVNADGETPLLAAVRNGQVSLASFLLSYCRNLHMSATITKQDKHGCNALHHAIRSGHEELALALIQEEPALAKAVNKYDESPMFIAVMRNFTTIFEKLLEIPDSADGGTYGYNALYAAFRNNNADIAKKIVQARPKLARQETNGQCTAILCGVLDNKIGVLRVLLEYDFSLGYQVSTDGAPLLNCAAYRGHVEVAREILKHCPDAPFLDQRDGCTCLHKAVNAGQTKFVEFVVQSNKLRKIINIRDKDGDTALHYAIRKCYPKIVAILLKHQYRDVTMLSNSGCPPIWVPDDAVDHAKTLNWNEVSMLMLEADPEDKGEIYNLNKSIKHQVIEKSRKDIRSLTQTYANNTSLVAILIATITFAAAFTLPGGYSNDVGSKGLPIMGRKLAFQAFLIFDTLAMCTSLTVAFICIIARWEDLEFLLYYRSFTKKLMWFAYMATTAAFATGLYTVLAPHLPWLAIAICVVSFLLPFITKLVGEWPILKLRIRLRGTFESELLDLV from the exons ATGGACAGGCGTCTCCTGCAAGCTGCCAGATCGGGTGATACCACATCAATATCAATGATATTGCAAGAGGCTCAGCATGAGCCCAGCCTGCTGATTGGAACGACTCCGGAGGGAAACACCTGCCTCCACATAGCCTCGGCCCATGGCCACCTGGGATTCTGCACCCATATCCTGGAGATGAACAAGTCCCTCCTCGACGCTGTCAACGCCGATGGCGAGACGCCGTTGCTCGCCGCCGTAAGAAACGGCCAAGTCTCATTAGCTTCTTTTTTACTCAGTTACTGTCGCAATCTCCATATGAGCGCGACAATCACGAAGCAAGACAAGCATGGATGCAACGCGCTGCACCACGCCATCCGCAGCGGGCACGAGGAGCTCGCGCTCGCGCTGATACAAGAAGAACCTGCCTTGGCGAAAGCAGTGAACAAATACGACGAGTCACCCATGTTCATCGCGGTGATGAGAAACTTCACCACCATATTCGAGAAACTGTTGGAGATTCCTGATTCTGCTGACGGCGGAACCTACGGATACAATGCTCTGTATGCTGCCTTCAGAAATAACAATGCTG atattgccaaaaaaattgttcAGGCTCGTCCTAAATTGGCGAGACAAGAAACGAACGGACAGTGTACTGCTATCCTCTGTGGTGTGCTTGACAACAAGATTGGTGTGCTAAGAGTATTACTGGAATATGACTTCTCTTTAGGATATCAGGTCTCGACAGATGGTGCCCCTCTTCTCAATTGTGCCGCATACCGGGGCCATGTTGAAGTTGCTCGAGAGATTCTTAAACATTGTCCAGATGCTCCCTTTTTAGATCAACGAGATGGCTGCACATGTCTCCACAAAGCTGTAAATGCAGGTCAGACAAAATTTGTGGAATTTGTTGTGCAGTCAAATAAGCTTCGGAAAATCATTAACATTCGAGACAAAGACGGTGATACTGCTCTTCATTATGCAATCCGGAAGTGCTATCCAAAGATCGTCGCTATTTTACTGAAACATCAATATCGAGACGTCACGATGCTCAGCAACTCGGGTTGCCCCCCAATCTGGGTACCTGATGATGCTGTCGACCACGCCAAGACTCTCAACTGG AATGAAGTCTCGATGCTTATGTTGGAAGCTGACCCGGAAGACAAAGGTGAAATTTATAATCTTAATAAGTCAATCAAACATCAAGTAATTGAAAAATCAAGGAAAGATATAAGGTCCTTGACTCAAACATATGCAAACAACACTTCTTTAGTAGCAATCCTCATTGCGACAATCACCTTCGCTGCTGCTTTTACCTTGCCTGGAGGATATAGTAATGATGTTGGAAGCAAGGGGCTTCCTATCATGGGTAGAAAGCTTGCCTTTCAGGCTTTCTTGATATTTGACACCTTGGCAATGTGCACATCACTTACTGTTGCCTTTATATGCATCATAGCAAGGTGGGAGGATCTTGAGTTCTTGCTTTACTACCGATCTTTTACAAAGAAGCTCATGTGGTTTGCATACATGGCAACCACAGCAGCATTTGCAACTGGTTTATATACAGTTTTGGCCCCTCATCTTCCATGGTTGGCCATTGCAATTTGTGTCGTGTCATTTTTGTTGCCCTTTATCACTAAGCTTGTTGGTGAATGGCCAATCCTAAAGCTTAGGATACGGTTGCGTGGAACTTTCGAGTCTGAGCTCCTAGATTTGGTTTGA